In Halosolutus amylolyticus, the genomic window CCGGCCGTCGATCGCTACGCGGAGACCTCGTACCCCGCGTCCTCGATCGTCGTGGCGATCGTCTCCTCGTCGACGGCAGTCTCGTCGTGTTCGACGCGCACCTGGTCGGCTTCGTGGTTCGCCGTGACCGACGAGATCCCCTCGAGCGCTTCGAGCGCGTCGGTGACGTTCTGTTCGCAGCCGTCACAGGCCATGCCGGTAACGTCGAGCGTGGTCTGCTCCATGGGGGACGCTACTCACTGGTCCGGGTTGAGCGTTCCGTTCTCGGAAAACGCCCCCGTCGGGCGGAACTAGCGGCGTCGTCCAACCGCTGATCGCCCTGGACGTCACTCGCTGCTGGTCGGCTGGCGACCGAGTTCATCGGCGACCGCGTCGACCTTCGCCTGGGCGGACGTCTCGCGAGATCGCTTGTCGTCGACCTTGAGCACGGTGCTCACCCGATCGCCGTCGACGGCGTCGTGTGCGGCCTGTGCGGCCGCGAACAGTTCGTCCGTGCTGTCGGCCTCGATCACGGTTCCCATCGGATTCGTCTCGTACTCGACGTCGTACTCCTCGAGTGCCGCCACGGCTTTCGCGACCTCGCTAGCCATACTGTCCTCGATCACCGGTGCGACGCTCAGCAGTGCAACGACGGTCATAGGGGTACGTGAGGGCTCCGTGGCCCTAAATCCGCCCCTTGCCGGCGCTTCGCTCCCGTCGCTATTCGTCGATCGACGCGCGAAAACAGAACTAGATGGGCCGTTAGCGCCGCGACCCGGACGGCGGATAGATGATGACGTCGCCGTTCGCGTAGACGAACACCTCGTGTTCGAGGGCCGTGAACGCGACGTGACCGCCGGAGCGCTCGGTGCCGTCGGCTTTCTTGCTGAAGATCCGGTCCAGGGCGTCCGGATCGACGCTGTCGTAGAGCGAGAACTCACCCTGGGAGACGTCGGTCTCCGCGATCGACGCGAGCGCGTGGACGATCGTCGCGGTGATCGTCGCAGTGCCCTCACTGTCGTGGTGGAAGACGTAGCGGTCGTTAGTCTGGTCGTACTGGTAGTCGCCCGTGTCGTCGTCTGTCAGTTCTGTTTGCATAGGAGGAAATGCGGTTCAATCGTCGATTGCATCGTAGTCTCTCGGAGTATAAAAGTCGATCGCAGGGGGAAATAACTAAACGAACGTGAGTGAATGGCTCTCCGAATCGTTCGAACGCACAAACAGTCTCGACCCGTTCGTCACTGCGCGGTCTCCTGGTCGCCGACGGGTCATACCGTCTGCGGTACCGAGTTACCGGCGCAACCGCGATCGTCCTGCGGTTGCATCGGGACTAACGCACAGCAGTACGTATCAGCCCTCCGGTGTCGTAAGCACACGTTGTCCCCGTGAACGACGCCGATCGACACGACACGGGCCACCGATCGGTCGACTCACGGTCGATCGACACTGGTCGACCCAATGAGGCCTTACTGCGGCAACTGGCCCGTGTTCGGATCGACGCGGCCACGGCAACGCGGTGCTCGAACTCGACCGGAATCGAGCCGAAGCCGCGCTCGTCCGTCCGGTCACTGTCCGTAGCCACTGAAACGGTTTACACATCGATCGCACTGTCCGCGATTCTCGGTCGCCCCGAATCGCGCTCCCGTCCTGCGATCGAGTGTGCACTGACGTTCAGTGGCTCCCAGACTTGCGACTGCCATAACGTATACAGCACCTGATTGGTTACGTCAGTGATATGGGTGACAGACCGAGCGACGATCGGACGGACGGCCAGTCCGCTTCTCGACGGCGCGTCTTGTACGGCATCGCAGGGATGGGCGTCGCGTCGGGCGCAGGGGGGATGCTCCCGTCCGTCGCGGCACAGGAGTCCGCCGGGGGCGACGAACGCTGGCACTTCGATACCGACGGTGACGTGGCGAGTGCGACGCTGGCGAACGGATTCGTTTTCGCCGGGACCCCGACCGGAACCGTCCACGCGGTGGATGCCGAGACGGGTGAGGAACGGTGGCGCACCGACGTGGATGCGGCCGACAGGGTGTGGGTGTCGGTCGTGGCGAACGGCACCCTCTACGCCGGAGGGACCAGTGGATACCTGTACGCACTGGATGCCAGGACCGGCGAGGAGACGTGGCGCTTCGGTCCCCACCAGCTGATGTTCATCCCGACCGTGGTCGACGGGACCGTCTTCGCGGGATCCAGGGATGGGACCCTGTACGCGGTAGATGCGGAAACCGGAACCGAGACGTGGCGCTTCGACACGGACGGTGGTGCGACCGCACCGGTGGTGGCACACGACACGGTATTCGTGGGAAGCGGGGATAGCACCCTCTACGCCGTGGACGCGATCACGGGTGAGGAAACGTGGCACGTCGAACTGGGCCACGAGGTCGGCTTCCCGACGGTGGCCCGGGGAACCGTCTTCGTTGCCTCCGGCGCCGCCGTCCACGCAGTCGATGCGATGACTGGTGATCCGGAGTGGCGATTCGACACCGCCGATCGCGCCGGTTCGCCGACGGTCGCCGATGGGACCGTCTTCGTCGCCGCCGGCAACGCCGTCCACGCGATAGACGCGGCAACCGGGAGCGACGGGTGGCGCTTTGACGCCGGCGGCCGAGTCACGCTCCCGACGGTGGCCGACGGGACCGCTTTCGTCCCCGCCGGGAACACCGTCCACGCAGTGGATACGGAGACGGGCGACGAAGCGTGGCGGACGGACATACGGGGCACCGCGACCACGGCGACAGTCGTCGACGGCGTGCTGTTCACCGGAGCGGGAGCCCTGCAGGCGATCGACGCCGGTGTCCGGGGGACGAGCGAGGATTCGATCGCTCGGCTGGGCAGGTTGCGATACCACGACGGCGTGGAGCGTCCCGACACCGATGATGCGTCCAACGCGAACGGCGACGAGGGGGCGGAATCCGATGACGACGCGTCCGAAGACGGTGGCGACGACGTGACCGACTCTGGTGAGGTGACTGCCGCCGATCGTGACGACGAGGCGGCTGCCGACATCGACGACGTGCCCGGATTCGGGATCGTCGGGACGCTTTCCGCGATCGGCGGCGCTCGCTATCTGCTCGCT contains:
- a CDS encoding MTH1187 family thiamine-binding protein, coding for MTVVALLSVAPVIEDSMASEVAKAVAALEEYDVEYETNPMGTVIEADSTDELFAAAQAAHDAVDGDRVSTVLKVDDKRSRETSAQAKVDAVADELGRQPTSSE
- a CDS encoding heavy-metal-associated domain-containing protein gives rise to the protein MEQTTLDVTGMACDGCEQNVTDALEALEGISSVTANHEADQVRVEHDETAVDEETIATTIEDAGYEVSA
- a CDS encoding HalOD1 output domain-containing protein codes for the protein MQTELTDDDTGDYQYDQTNDRYVFHHDSEGTATITATIVHALASIAETDVSQGEFSLYDSVDPDALDRIFSKKADGTERSGGHVAFTALEHEVFVYANGDVIIYPPSGSRR
- a CDS encoding PQQ-binding-like beta-propeller repeat protein yields the protein MGDRPSDDRTDGQSASRRRVLYGIAGMGVASGAGGMLPSVAAQESAGGDERWHFDTDGDVASATLANGFVFAGTPTGTVHAVDAETGEERWRTDVDAADRVWVSVVANGTLYAGGTSGYLYALDARTGEETWRFGPHQLMFIPTVVDGTVFAGSRDGTLYAVDAETGTETWRFDTDGGATAPVVAHDTVFVGSGDSTLYAVDAITGEETWHVELGHEVGFPTVARGTVFVASGAAVHAVDAMTGDPEWRFDTADRAGSPTVADGTVFVAAGNAVHAIDAATGSDGWRFDAGGRVTLPTVADGTAFVPAGNTVHAVDTETGDEAWRTDIRGTATTATVVDGVLFTGAGALQAIDAGVRGTSEDSIARLGRLRYHDGVERPDTDDASNANGDEGAESDDDASEDGGDDVTDSGEVTAADRDDEAAADIDDVPGFGIVGTLSAIGGARYLLARRLTDPGEE